One window from the genome of Nomascus leucogenys isolate Asia chromosome 12, Asia_NLE_v1, whole genome shotgun sequence encodes:
- the UBE2Q1 gene encoding ubiquitin-conjugating enzyme E2 Q1: MQQPQPQGQQQPGPGQQLGGQGAAPGAGGGPGGGPGPGPCLRRELKLLESIFHRGHERFRIASACLDELSCEFLLAGAGGAGAGAAPGPHLPPRGSVPGDPVRIHCNITESYPAVPPIWSVESDDPNLAAVLERLVDIKKGNTLLLQHLKRIISDLCKLYNLPQHPDVEMLDQPLPAEQCTQEDVSSEDEDEEMPEDTEDLDHYEMKEEEPAEGKKSEDDGIGKENLAILEKIKKNQRQDYLNGAVSGSVQATDRLMKELRDIYRSQSFKGGNYAVELVNDSLYDWNVKLLKVDQDSALHNDLQILKEKEGADFILLNFSFKDNFPFDPPFVRVVSPVLSGGYVLGGGAICMELLTKQGWSSAYSIESVIMQISATLVKGKARVQFGANKSQYSLTRAQQSYKSLVQIHEKNGWYTPPKEDG, from the exons ATGCAGCAGCCGCAGCCGCAGGGGCAGCAGCAGCCGGGGCCGGGGCAGCAGCTGGGGGGCCAGGGGGCGGCGCCGGGGGCCGGGGGAGGCCCAGGGGGGGGCCCGGGGCCGGGGCCCTGCCTGAGGCGAGAGCTGAAGCTGCTCGAGTCCATCTTCCACCGCGGCCACGAGCGCTTCCGCATTGCCAGCGCCTGCCTGGACGAGCTGAGCTGCGAGTTCCTGCTGGCTGGGGCCGGAGGGGCCGGGGCGGGGGCCGCGCCCGGACCGCATCTCCCCCCACGAGGGTCGGTGCCTGGGGATCCTGTCCGCATCCACTGCAACATCACG GAGTCATACCCTGCTGTGCCCCCCATCTGGTCGGTGGAGTCTGATGACCCTAACTTGGCTGCTGTCTTGGAGAGGCTGGTGGACATAAAGAAAGGGAATACTCTG CTATTGCAGCATCTGAAGAGGATCATCTCCGACCTGTGTAAACTCTATAACCTCCCTCAGCATCCAGATGTGGAGATGCTGGATCAACCCTTGCCAGCAGAGCAG TGCACACAGGAAGACGTGTCTTcagaagatgaagatgaggagATGCCTGAG GACACAGAAGACTTAGATCActatgaaatgaaagaggaagagCCGGCTGAGGGCAAGAAATCTGAAGATGATGGCATTGGAAAAGAAAACTTGGCCATcctagagaaaattaaaaagaaccagAGGCAAGATTACTTAAAT GGTGCAGTGTCTGGCTCGGTGCAGGCCACTGACCGGCTGATGAAGGAGCTCAGGGATATATACCGATCACAGAGTTTCAAAGGCG GAAACTATGCAGTCGAACTCGTGAATGACAGTCTGTATGATTGGAATGTCAAACTCCTCAA AGTTGACCAGGACAGCGCTTTGCACAACGATCTCCAGATcctcaaagagaaagaaggagctGACTTCATTCTACTTAACTTTTCCTTTAAA gatAACTTTCCCTTTGACCCACCATTTGTCAGGGTTGTGTCTCCAGTCCTCTCTGGAGG GTATGTTCTGGGCGGAGGGGCCATCTGCATGGAACTTCTCACCAAACAG GGCTGGAGCAGTGCCTACTCCATAGAGTCAGTGATCATGCAGATCAGTGCCACACTGGTGAAGGGGAAAGCACGAGTGCAGTTTGGAGCCAACAAA TCTCAGTACAGTCTGACAAGAGCACAGCAGTCCTACAAGTCCTTGGTGCAGATCCACGAAAAAAACG GCTGGTACACACCCCCAAAGGAAGACGGCTAA